From Pseudomonas sp. StFLB209, a single genomic window includes:
- the coxB gene encoding cytochrome c oxidase subunit II yields MTCHPRMWMALLWWATSGQVFAAWTTNMAPGVTGVSQAVYQLHMTIFWICVVIGVVVFGAIGWSVFAYRRSRGRQAADFHENTRVEVLWTVVPLLILVVMAIPATRTLIDMYDASESQVDIQITGYQWKWHYKYLGQDVEFFSNLNTSAEQINNRDAKNPHYLLEVDQPLVLPVGQKVRFLVTGADVIHSWWVPAFAVKRDAIPGFIHEAWTRIDKPGIYRGQCTELCGKDHGFMPVVVDARPQAEFQSWLAERKQESLRVKALTDKQWTREELIQKGDEVYHKVCVACHQAEGQGLPPAFPALKGSKIATGPMAEHLNIVFNGKPGTAMAAFGKQLSEVDIAAVVTYERNAWGNAQGDMLTPKEVLAFKQASQ; encoded by the coding sequence ATGACGTGTCATCCCCGGATGTGGATGGCCCTTTTGTGGTGGGCGACCAGCGGTCAGGTTTTTGCGGCATGGACCACCAATATGGCGCCCGGTGTCACGGGCGTCAGCCAGGCGGTCTACCAGCTGCACATGACCATCTTCTGGATCTGCGTGGTGATCGGCGTCGTGGTATTCGGCGCCATCGGCTGGAGTGTGTTCGCCTATCGCCGCTCACGTGGCCGCCAGGCCGCAGACTTTCATGAGAACACCCGGGTCGAGGTCCTCTGGACCGTAGTGCCGCTGCTGATTCTGGTGGTGATGGCGATTCCGGCGACCCGCACGCTGATCGACATGTATGACGCCAGCGAGTCGCAGGTCGATATCCAGATCACCGGTTATCAGTGGAAGTGGCATTACAAATACCTGGGCCAGGACGTCGAGTTCTTCAGCAACCTGAACACCTCCGCTGAGCAGATCAACAACCGCGACGCCAAGAACCCGCATTACCTGCTGGAAGTCGATCAGCCGCTGGTCTTGCCGGTGGGGCAGAAGGTGCGCTTTCTGGTTACCGGCGCCGATGTCATTCACTCCTGGTGGGTGCCGGCCTTTGCCGTCAAGCGTGATGCCATTCCCGGCTTCATTCACGAAGCCTGGACGCGCATCGACAAGCCCGGCATCTATCGCGGCCAATGCACCGAGCTGTGCGGCAAGGACCACGGCTTCATGCCCGTGGTGGTCGACGCCCGGCCCCAGGCCGAGTTCCAGAGTTGGCTTGCCGAGCGCAAGCAGGAAAGCCTGCGGGTCAAGGCGCTGACCGACAAACAGTGGACCCGTGAGGAGCTGATCCAGAAAGGCGATGAGGTCTATCACAAGGTCTGCGTAGCCTGTCATCAGGCTGAGGGCCAGGGATTGCCGCCGGCGTTCCCGGCCCTCAAGGGCTCGAAAATTGCCACTGGGCCGATGGCTGAGCACCTGAATATTGTCTTCAACGGCAAACCGGGCACCGCCATGGCCGCGTTCGGCAAGCAACTGTCGGAAGTGGATATTGCCGCAGTAGTGACGTACGAGCGCAATGCCTGGGGCAATGCCCAGGGCGACATGCTGACCCCTAAAGAGGTGCTGGCCTTCAAGCAGGCCAGCCAATGA
- a CDS encoding SulP family inorganic anion transporter — MDATAAKGTSSIQSVLPRELLASVVVFLVALPLCMGIAIASGMPPAKGLITGIIGGLVVGFLAGSPLQVSGPAAGLAVLVFELVRTHGMAMLGPILLLAGLLQLLAGRFKLGCWFRVTAPAVVYGMLAGIGVLIVLSQIHVMFDSGPKPSGLDNLIGFPTTLMQAIGPGSGMQAGLLGLGTIAVMYGWEKLRPQSLRFVPGALLGVGIATAVSLYLALEVKRVQVPADLTEAIDWLRVEDLVNLANPSVLIAAFAVAFIASAETLLSAAAVDRMHNGVRSDFDKELSAQGVGNMLCGLVGALPMTGVIVRSSANVQAGATTRMSTIFHGLWLLAFVLLLSSVLQSIPVASLAGVLVYTGLKLVDMKAFRGLGRYGRMPMFTYAATAAAIIFTDLLTGVLVGFALTLVKLAFKAARLKISLVPLDGEQELELRLVGAATFLKVPALTQVLGSIPQGSTVHVPLGNLNYIDHSCLELLEEWGRANAAQGTRLIIEPRGLKRRLEGRVRTNTGVGASTA, encoded by the coding sequence ATGGATGCCACAGCCGCTAAAGGTACTTCATCGATCCAGTCTGTCTTGCCACGGGAGCTATTGGCTTCCGTGGTGGTGTTTCTCGTTGCCTTGCCGCTGTGCATGGGTATTGCCATCGCCTCGGGCATGCCCCCGGCCAAAGGCCTGATCACCGGTATCATCGGTGGTCTGGTGGTCGGCTTTCTGGCCGGCTCACCGCTGCAGGTCAGTGGCCCGGCGGCCGGGCTTGCGGTGCTGGTGTTCGAGCTGGTGCGCACGCATGGCATGGCCATGCTCGGTCCGATCCTGCTGCTGGCCGGTCTGCTGCAACTACTGGCCGGGCGCTTCAAGCTCGGTTGCTGGTTCCGCGTCACGGCACCGGCAGTGGTGTACGGCATGCTGGCCGGTATTGGTGTGTTGATCGTGCTATCGCAGATTCACGTGATGTTCGACAGCGGGCCCAAGCCTTCCGGGCTGGATAACCTGATCGGCTTCCCGACCACCCTGATGCAGGCCATTGGTCCTGGCAGCGGCATGCAGGCCGGCCTGCTCGGGCTGGGCACCATTGCGGTGATGTACGGCTGGGAAAAACTGCGTCCGCAATCGCTGCGCTTCGTACCCGGCGCGCTGCTCGGGGTCGGTATTGCCACGGCGGTCAGCCTGTACCTGGCGCTTGAGGTCAAGCGGGTTCAAGTGCCAGCGGATCTGACTGAAGCCATCGACTGGCTGCGGGTCGAAGACCTGGTCAATCTGGCTAACCCGTCAGTGCTGATTGCCGCCTTTGCCGTCGCCTTTATTGCCAGTGCCGAAACCCTGCTGTCCGCTGCGGCGGTGGACCGCATGCATAACGGTGTGCGTTCGGACTTCGACAAGGAGCTCAGCGCTCAGGGGGTGGGCAATATGCTCTGCGGCCTGGTCGGAGCCTTGCCGATGACCGGAGTGATCGTGCGCAGTTCGGCCAACGTGCAGGCCGGTGCCACCACCCGGATGTCGACGATCTTCCATGGCCTTTGGCTGCTGGCGTTTGTCTTGCTGTTGTCGAGTGTGCTGCAGAGCATTCCGGTGGCGAGCCTGGCAGGCGTGTTGGTATATACCGGCCTGAAGCTGGTAGACATGAAGGCGTTCCGTGGTCTGGGTCGTTATGGGCGGATGCCGATGTTCACCTATGCAGCCACGGCTGCGGCCATTATCTTCACTGACCTGTTGACCGGTGTGCTGGTCGGTTTCGCCCTGACCCTGGTCAAACTGGCCTTCAAGGCCGCGCGTCTGAAAATCAGCCTGGTGCCGCTCGATGGCGAGCAGGAACTGGAGTTGCGTCTGGTGGGTGCGGCAACCTTTCTCAAGGTGCCTGCGCTGACTCAAGTGTTGGGAAGTATCCCGCAGGGCAGCACGGTCCATGTGCCGCTGGGAAATCTGAACTACATCGATCACTCCTGCCTGGAGCTGCTCGAAGAGTGGGGCCGGGCCAATGCTGCCCAAGGGACGCGGTTGATCATCGAGCCGCGTGGTTTGAAGCGTCGCCTGGAAGGGCGAGTGCGCACCAATACAGGGGTCGGTGCCAGTACCGCCTGA
- a CDS encoding carbonic anhydrase — MSDKDKQPSAPSQPDVETAEQALQHIVDGFVQFRHEVFPQQEELFKKLANAQRPRAMFITCADSRIVPELITQSSPGDLFVTRNVGNVVPPYGQMNGGVSTAIEYAVMALGVQHIIICGHSDCGAMRAVLNPHTLDKMPTVKAWLRHAEVARTVVEDNCSCGAEHESMGVLTQENVIAQLQHLRTHPSVASKLASGQLSIHGWVYSIETSEILAYDSVLDRFRPLDGEAPVPTATPKARF, encoded by the coding sequence ATGAGTGACAAGGACAAACAACCGTCGGCCCCTTCCCAACCGGATGTGGAAACTGCCGAACAGGCCTTGCAACACATCGTGGATGGCTTCGTGCAATTTCGTCATGAGGTCTTCCCCCAGCAGGAAGAGTTGTTCAAGAAACTGGCCAATGCCCAACGGCCACGCGCCATGTTCATTACCTGCGCCGACTCGCGCATCGTGCCTGAACTGATTACCCAGAGCTCGCCAGGCGACCTGTTCGTGACCCGTAACGTCGGCAACGTGGTGCCGCCCTACGGTCAGATGAACGGTGGCGTATCGACTGCCATCGAATACGCGGTCATGGCCCTGGGCGTACAACACATCATCATCTGTGGTCACTCCGACTGCGGCGCCATGCGTGCAGTACTCAACCCGCACACGCTCGACAAGATGCCGACGGTCAAAGCCTGGCTGCGTCATGCCGAGGTGGCCCGCACGGTGGTTGAAGACAACTGCTCGTGCGGCGCCGAGCACGAGAGCATGGGCGTGCTGACCCAGGAAAACGTCATCGCCCAGTTGCAGCACCTGCGTACCCACCCTTCGGTTGCGTCCAAACTGGCCAGTGGTCAGTTGTCGATTCACGGCTGGGTGTACAGCATCGAAACCAGCGAAATTCTCGCCTATGACTCTGTGCTGGACCGCTTCCGCCCGCTTGACGGCGAAGCTCCGGTGCCGACAGCGACGCCCAAGGCGCGCTTCTAA
- a CDS encoding PA0069 family radical SAM protein — protein MTLTPAIRGRGTASNPHNRFAPQRSVAEDDGWYQEVPLTQGTEVIHETAKSIITRNTSPDIPFDRSINPYRGCEHGCIYCFARPSHAYWDMSPGLDFETKLIAKTNAAALLEQQLSKPGYRCAPINLGANTDPYQPIEREYKLTRATLEVLLRYRHPVTIVTKGSLILRDLDLLSELARQRLVSVMISLTTQDDELKRILEPRAAAPAARLRAIRVLREAGVPVGVLCAPMIPMINDSELETLMQQARDAGALSASYIMLRLPLEVAPLFEEWLASHYPQRAAHVMSLIRQSRNGANNDSRFGSRMRGEGQFAELLSKRYALAARRLGLNGRESFALDCDSFCPPGGQMSLL, from the coding sequence ATGACTCTGACACCGGCAATCCGTGGCCGCGGCACGGCCAGCAATCCGCACAACCGTTTCGCGCCGCAGCGTTCGGTGGCCGAAGACGACGGCTGGTATCAGGAGGTGCCGCTGACCCAAGGCACTGAGGTGATCCATGAAACCGCCAAGAGCATCATTACCCGCAATACCTCGCCGGATATCCCTTTCGACCGCTCGATCAATCCTTATCGCGGTTGCGAGCATGGCTGCATCTATTGTTTCGCCCGGCCCAGCCATGCCTATTGGGACATGTCGCCGGGGCTGGATTTTGAAACGAAGCTGATCGCCAAGACCAATGCTGCGGCGCTGCTGGAGCAGCAGTTGTCCAAACCCGGTTATCGCTGTGCACCGATCAACCTGGGGGCCAACACCGACCCTTATCAGCCTATCGAGCGCGAGTACAAACTGACCCGCGCTACGCTGGAAGTGCTGCTGCGCTATCGGCACCCGGTGACCATCGTCACCAAGGGTTCGCTGATCTTGCGCGACCTCGACCTGCTCAGTGAGCTGGCCCGTCAGCGTCTGGTATCAGTGATGATCAGCCTTACCACTCAGGATGATGAACTCAAGCGCATTCTCGAGCCGCGCGCGGCGGCACCGGCGGCGCGTTTGCGGGCGATCCGGGTGTTGCGTGAGGCCGGCGTACCAGTGGGCGTGTTGTGCGCGCCGATGATCCCGATGATCAACGACAGCGAGCTGGAAACCCTGATGCAGCAAGCCAGGGACGCCGGCGCGCTGAGTGCCAGCTACATCATGCTGCGTCTGCCGCTGGAGGTGGCGCCACTGTTCGAAGAGTGGCTGGCCAGCCATTACCCGCAACGCGCAGCGCATGTCATGAGCCTGATCCGCCAGAGCCGTAACGGTGCCAACAATGACAGCCGGTTCGGTTCGCGGATGCGCGGCGAAGGCCAGTTTGCCGAGCTGCTTTCAAAGCGCTACGCCCTCGCTGCCCGGCGTCTGGGGCTCAACGGGCGGGAAAGTTTTGCGCTGGACTGTGACTCTTTCTGCCCACCCGGTGGTCAGATGTCATTGCTATAG
- a CDS encoding YheV family putative zinc ribbon protein, translating to MSDGPVVTPKRFIAGAVCPACSEPDKLKMWSEDGVPHRECVNCGYSDTLNEQGLSVPKELGTRVNRVEVKPANPKVQGVQFFPNPKLKKPVDPG from the coding sequence ATGAGCGATGGCCCCGTGGTCACTCCAAAACGCTTTATCGCCGGGGCGGTGTGCCCGGCGTGCAGCGAGCCCGACAAGCTCAAGATGTGGAGCGAAGACGGGGTTCCGCACCGTGAGTGCGTGAACTGCGGCTACAGCGACACCCTCAACGAGCAGGGCCTGTCGGTGCCCAAAGAGCTGGGCACCCGGGTCAACCGGGTCGAAGTCAAACCGGCCAACCCCAAGGTGCAGGGCGTGCAGTTCTTCCCTAATCCGAAGCTCAAGAAGCCGGTTGATCCGGGCTGA
- the prlC gene encoding oligopeptidase A has protein sequence MAECFFQPRCKTVSANNPLLQPYDLPPFSAIRAEHVKPAIDQILADNRAAIASILAQQGEQPDWAGLILALDEVNDRLGAAWSPVSHLNAVCNSAELREAYESCLPALSAYSTEMGQNRTLFQAYEALAASPAAAGFDVAQKTIVEHALRDFRLSGIDLPPEQQKRYAEVQSKLSELGSQFSNQLLDATQAWTKLVTDEAALDGLTESAKQQMAAAAQAKDLQGWLITLEFPSYYAVMTYANDRALRQELYTAYCTRASDQGPNAGQNDNGPVMEQILDLRQELAALLGFANFAELSLATKMAESSDQVLSFLRDLAVRSKPFAAQDLQQLKAFAAEQGCPDLQSWDTGYYGEKLREQRYSVSQETVRAWFPIDKVLGGLFSIVQRLYGIEINELSGFDTWHPDVRLFEIKENGQHVGRFFFDLYARANKRGGAWMDGARDRRRTAGGQLQSPVANLVCNFTPASPGKPALLTHDEVTTLFHEFGHGLHHLLTRIEHAGVSGINGVAWDAVELPSQFMENWCWEPEGLALISGHYETGEPLPQDLLEKMLAAKNFQSGLMMVRQLEFSLFDFELHATHGDGRSVLQVIEGVRDEVSVMRPPAYNRFANGFAHIFAGGYAAGYYSYKWAEVLSADAFSKFEEDGVLNAETGRAFREAILARGGSQAPMVLFVDFRGREPSIDALLRHCGLSEEAA, from the coding sequence ATGGCCGAGTGTTTCTTCCAGCCAAGGTGCAAAACCGTGAGCGCGAACAACCCTCTTCTGCAACCGTACGACCTGCCTCCTTTCTCGGCGATCCGTGCCGAGCACGTAAAACCGGCCATTGACCAGATTCTGGCCGACAACCGCGCGGCCATTGCGAGCATTCTTGCCCAACAGGGCGAGCAGCCGGACTGGGCCGGGCTGATCCTGGCGCTGGATGAAGTCAATGATCGGCTGGGCGCGGCCTGGAGCCCGGTCAGCCACCTCAATGCAGTGTGCAACAGCGCCGAGCTGCGTGAAGCCTATGAGTCGTGCCTGCCCGCGCTGAGCGCCTATTCCACCGAGATGGGCCAGAACCGTACGCTGTTCCAGGCCTATGAGGCCCTGGCGGCCAGCCCGGCGGCGGCCGGTTTCGATGTTGCCCAGAAGACCATTGTTGAGCATGCGTTGCGCGACTTCCGTTTGTCGGGCATCGATCTGCCGCCCGAGCAGCAGAAGCGCTACGCCGAAGTGCAGAGCAAGCTGTCGGAGCTGGGCAGCCAGTTCTCCAATCAGTTGCTCGACGCGACCCAGGCCTGGACCAAACTGGTCACTGACGAGGCAGCGCTCGATGGCCTGACCGAATCGGCCAAGCAGCAGATGGCTGCCGCCGCGCAGGCCAAGGATCTGCAGGGCTGGCTGATTACCCTGGAGTTCCCTAGCTATTACGCGGTGATGACCTACGCCAACGACCGTGCGCTGCGCCAGGAGCTGTACACCGCCTACTGCACTCGCGCCTCGGATCAAGGCCCGAACGCCGGGCAGAATGACAACGGCCCGGTGATGGAGCAGATCCTCGATCTGCGCCAGGAACTGGCCGCCCTGCTGGGTTTTGCCAACTTTGCCGAACTGAGCCTGGCGACCAAGATGGCCGAGTCCAGCGACCAGGTGCTGAGCTTCCTGCGTGACCTGGCGGTGCGCAGCAAGCCGTTCGCCGCCCAGGACCTGCAACAGCTCAAGGCCTTCGCTGCCGAGCAGGGTTGCCCGGACCTGCAAAGCTGGGACACCGGTTACTACGGTGAAAAACTCCGTGAGCAGCGCTACAGCGTGTCGCAGGAAACCGTGCGCGCCTGGTTCCCGATCGACAAGGTGCTGGGCGGCCTGTTCAGCATCGTGCAGCGCTTGTACGGCATCGAAATCAACGAGCTGAGCGGCTTCGACACTTGGCATCCGGATGTGCGCCTGTTCGAAATCAAGGAAAACGGCCAGCACGTCGGGCGCTTCTTCTTCGACCTCTACGCCCGTGCCAACAAGCGCGGCGGTGCCTGGATGGATGGCGCCCGTGACCGTCGGCGCACCGCTGGCGGCCAGTTGCAGAGCCCGGTGGCCAACCTGGTGTGCAACTTCACCCCGGCCTCGCCCGGCAAGCCGGCGCTGCTGACCCACGATGAAGTCACCACGCTGTTCCACGAGTTCGGTCACGGCCTGCATCACCTGCTGACCCGCATCGAGCATGCCGGTGTGTCGGGCATCAACGGTGTGGCCTGGGACGCGGTGGAGCTGCCGAGCCAGTTCATGGAGAACTGGTGCTGGGAGCCTGAAGGGCTGGCGCTGATCTCCGGCCACTATGAAACCGGCGAGCCGCTGCCGCAGGACCTGCTGGAAAAAATGCTCGCGGCGAAGAATTTCCAGTCCGGGCTGATGATGGTCCGTCAGCTGGAGTTCTCGTTGTTCGACTTCGAGCTGCACGCCACCCATGGCGACGGCCGTAGCGTGCTGCAGGTTATTGAAGGGGTGCGTGACGAAGTCTCGGTGATGCGTCCGCCCGCCTACAACCGCTTTGCCAACGGCTTTGCGCATATCTTTGCCGGCGGCTACGCGGCTGGTTACTACAGCTACAAATGGGCTGAAGTGCTGTCGGCCGATGCGTTCTCGAAATTCGAAGAAGACGGCGTGCTCAATGCCGAGACCGGCCGGGCTTTCCGCGAGGCGATTCTGGCCCGTGGCGGCTCCCAGGCACCGATGGTGCTGTTCGTCGATTTCCGCGGACGCGAGCCATCGATTGACGCACTCTTGCGCCATTGCGGCCTGAGTGAGGAAGCGGCATGA
- a CDS encoding gamma carbonic anhydrase family protein — translation MAIRKFQQHTPALGERAFVDSSAVVIGDVQIGADSSVWPLTVVRGDMHRIRIGSRTSVQDGSVLHITHAGPFNPDGFPLLIGDEVTIGHKCMLHGCRIGNRILIGMGSTLMDGAVVEDQVIIGAGSLVPPGKVLESGFLYVGRPVKQVRPLTEKEIAFFPYSASNYVKLKDQHLAEGFDQL, via the coding sequence GTGGCCATTCGCAAGTTCCAGCAGCACACCCCGGCCCTCGGCGAGCGGGCCTTCGTCGACAGTTCGGCAGTGGTGATCGGCGATGTGCAGATCGGTGCCGACAGTTCGGTGTGGCCTCTGACCGTGGTGCGCGGCGACATGCACCGGATCCGTATCGGCAGCCGCACCAGCGTGCAAGACGGCAGCGTGCTGCACATCACTCACGCCGGCCCCTTCAACCCCGACGGTTTCCCGCTGTTGATCGGTGATGAGGTCACCATCGGCCATAAATGCATGTTGCATGGCTGCCGGATCGGTAATCGAATCCTGATCGGCATGGGCAGCACCCTCATGGATGGCGCGGTGGTCGAGGACCAAGTGATCATCGGCGCCGGCAGCCTGGTGCCGCCAGGCAAGGTGCTGGAAAGCGGTTTTCTGTATGTCGGCAGACCCGTGAAACAGGTACGCCCCTTGACCGAGAAAGAGATCGCGTTCTTTCCCTACAGCGCCAGCAATTATGTGAAGCTCAAGGACCAGCATCTGGCTGAAGGCTTCGATCAGCTTTGA
- a CDS encoding HAD family hydrolase, with protein sequence MYQQNILFDLDGTLTDPRLGITRSIQFALGKLGIDEPDITRLEHFIGPPLLQQFMQSYAMDEAKAWEAVNFYRERFKVTGLYENLVFDGIPQLLETLSGQGRTLYVATSKPSVFAREIARHFDFARHFKVIYGSELDGTRTDKVELIAHLLAEERLDPAQTLMIGDRKHDLIGGRRNGLQVAAVGYGFGSAEELLAEAPEYHYPSVAELHRGFMAIQS encoded by the coding sequence ATGTACCAACAAAACATCCTGTTCGACCTCGACGGCACCCTGACCGACCCGCGTCTGGGCATCACCCGCTCAATCCAGTTTGCCCTGGGCAAGCTGGGCATCGACGAACCCGACATCACCCGGCTGGAACACTTCATCGGCCCACCGCTGTTGCAGCAGTTCATGCAGTCCTATGCCATGGACGAGGCCAAGGCCTGGGAGGCGGTGAATTTCTACCGTGAGCGCTTCAAGGTCACCGGGCTGTACGAGAACCTGGTGTTCGACGGTATCCCGCAGTTGCTGGAAACCTTGAGCGGTCAGGGTCGCACCTTGTATGTCGCCACCTCCAAACCGTCGGTATTCGCCCGGGAGATCGCCCGGCATTTCGACTTTGCCCGGCACTTCAAGGTGATCTACGGCAGCGAGCTGGACGGCACCCGCACCGACAAGGTCGAGCTGATCGCCCACCTGCTGGCCGAAGAGCGACTCGACCCGGCCCAGACCCTGATGATCGGCGACCGCAAACACGACCTGATCGGTGGACGGCGCAACGGCTTGCAGGTCGCGGCAGTGGGTTATGGGTTCGGCAGCGCCGAAGAACTGCTGGCCGAAGCGCCGGAGTATCACTACCCGAGCGTGGCAGAACTGCATCGGGGGTTTATGGCGATCCAATCGTAG
- a CDS encoding aminopeptidase: MPGLDVSRLRCGLLILLATLLGGCSSLSYYGQLATGQWQLLQAREPVADVIADPGRDPALRKHLALAQQARRFASETLHLPDNRSYRLYADIGRPFVVWNVFATDEFSLDPLSHCFPIAGCVAYRGYYSLGGARGEAALQRQAGKDVFVAGIEAYSTLGWFSDPILNTMLGWGDERLATLIFHELAHQRFYVKDDTAFNESYASFVEQEGTRQWRAARGLPAVRERRAGQREALTRLVLDTRQRLRALYTQPLPATLMRERKAAEFERLRQEYRALRDQQWPGDKRFDAWINAPLNNAKLLPFGLYEQWVPAFAGLFAQVNRDWPAFYARVEQLGKLAPTERQAALQALIPIAPVTPITP; encoded by the coding sequence ATGCCAGGACTTGATGTTTCGCGTCTTCGTTGTGGTCTGCTCATACTGTTGGCAACGCTGCTCGGCGGTTGTTCCAGTCTTTCCTACTACGGCCAGTTGGCGACCGGGCAATGGCAGTTATTGCAGGCCCGCGAGCCGGTGGCCGATGTAATCGCCGACCCAGGCCGTGACCCGGCATTGCGCAAGCATCTGGCCCTGGCCCAGCAGGCCCGGCGGTTTGCCAGCGAAACACTGCACCTGCCGGATAACCGCAGCTATCGGCTGTATGCCGACATTGGCCGACCGTTCGTGGTCTGGAATGTGTTTGCCACCGACGAATTTTCGCTGGACCCGTTGAGCCACTGCTTCCCGATTGCCGGTTGTGTGGCTTATCGCGGCTATTACAGCCTGGGCGGTGCGCGGGGAGAGGCGGCGCTGCAACGGCAGGCTGGCAAGGATGTGTTCGTGGCCGGTATCGAAGCCTATTCGACCCTGGGCTGGTTCAGTGATCCGATCCTTAACACCATGCTGGGCTGGGGTGACGAGCGTCTGGCAACGCTGATCTTCCATGAACTGGCCCATCAGCGTTTCTATGTCAAAGATGACACCGCATTCAACGAGTCGTATGCCAGCTTCGTCGAGCAGGAAGGCACCCGCCAGTGGCGCGCCGCCCGTGGGTTACCGGCTGTGCGTGAGCGCCGCGCCGGGCAGCGCGAGGCTTTGACCCGCCTGGTGCTCGACACGCGCCAGCGTTTGCGCGCTTTATATACCCAGCCATTGCCCGCGACGTTGATGCGCGAACGCAAGGCCGCCGAGTTCGAGCGGCTGCGCCAGGAATATCGCGCGCTGCGCGATCAGCAATGGCCGGGCGACAAGCGCTTCGATGCCTGGATCAATGCGCCGCTGAACAACGCCAAACTGCTGCCCTTTGGCCTTTATGAGCAATGGGTGCCGGCTTTTGCCGGGTTGTTTGCGCAGGTCAACCGCGACTGGCCGGCCTTTTACGCGCGGGTCGAACAGCTGGGCAAACTGGCACCGACCGAACGCCAGGCCGCATTGCAAGCGCTGATACCGATCGCCCCGGTAACCCCGATTACCCCGTAG
- a CDS encoding PA0061/PA0062 family lipoprotein — translation MRRILPVLAFGILSGCAGPLPIHDPALAWVDLNTMTGRLVMADKLDGENTYDGRYFQVTPGRHQLVVRYDYEYRSGAAMGMFSDDYTDITCFIHVDYDGFKAGQRYRLQVRSLANDIEARLYDAQRQEVARDSDMHCI, via the coding sequence ATGCGTCGCATACTACCTGTTCTGGCCTTCGGCATCCTGAGCGGATGTGCAGGTCCCTTGCCAATCCATGATCCGGCCCTGGCCTGGGTCGATCTCAACACCATGACCGGCAGGCTGGTGATGGCTGACAAGCTCGACGGTGAGAACACCTACGACGGGCGCTATTTCCAGGTGACGCCTGGCCGCCACCAATTGGTGGTGCGCTACGACTATGAGTATCGCTCAGGTGCGGCAATGGGCATGTTCAGTGACGACTACACCGACATCACCTGTTTTATCCATGTCGATTACGATGGTTTCAAGGCCGGGCAGCGTTATCGCCTGCAAGTACGCTCGCTCGCCAATGACATCGAAGCGCGGCTGTATGACGCGCAGCGGCAGGAGGTTGCTCGCGACTCGGACATGCATTGCATCTAA
- a CDS encoding DUF1161 domain-containing protein, producing MKRLLAALTCTLLATGAMAAPKSCDELKDEIEARIQANNVTSYTLEIVSNDEVHDPSMVVGSCANGTHKIIYQNNDR from the coding sequence ATGAAACGTCTGCTCGCTGCTTTGACCTGCACCCTCCTGGCCACCGGCGCCATGGCCGCGCCGAAATCCTGTGACGAGCTCAAGGATGAAATCGAAGCGCGGATTCAGGCCAATAATGTCACCTCCTACACTCTGGAAATCGTCAGCAATGACGAGGTTCATGACCCGAGTATGGTGGTCGGCAGTTGCGCCAATGGCACGCATAAAATCATCTATCAGAATAACGACCGCTAA
- a CDS encoding OsmC family protein, whose product MSIVKKASAHWEGDLKEGIGHISTETGVLREAPYGFKARFEGGKGTNPEELIGAAHAGCFSMAFSMILGDAGLKAKSIDTQAEVTLEKQEGGFAITEINLILKANIPGATEDQFRELATKAKEGCPVSKVLNASITLQATLVN is encoded by the coding sequence ATGTCCATCGTCAAGAAAGCATCTGCTCATTGGGAAGGCGACCTGAAAGAAGGGATTGGCCACATTTCCACGGAAACCGGCGTGTTGCGTGAAGCCCCGTATGGCTTCAAGGCACGTTTCGAGGGCGGCAAAGGCACTAACCCGGAAGAACTGATCGGCGCTGCGCATGCCGGCTGCTTCTCTATGGCTTTTTCGATGATTCTCGGCGACGCCGGGCTGAAGGCCAAAAGCATCGACACCCAGGCCGAAGTGACACTGGAGAAGCAGGAAGGTGGTTTTGCGATCACTGAAATCAACCTGATTCTCAAGGCAAACATCCCCGGTGCCACGGAAGATCAGTTCCGTGAATTGGCCACCAAGGCCAAGGAAGGTTGCCCGGTTTCCAAAGTGCTCAACGCATCGATCACTCTGCAGGCGACCCTGGTCAATTGA